In Plasmodium chabaudi chabaudi strain AS genome assembly, chromosome: 9, the following proteins share a genomic window:
- a CDS encoding histone H4, putative — translation MSGRGKGGKGLGKGGAKRHRKILRDNIQGITKPAIRRLARRGGVKRISGLIYEEIRGVLKVFLENVIKDSIMYTEHAKRKTVTAMDIVYSLKRQGRTLYGFGG, via the coding sequence ATGTCAGGACGTGGAAAAGGAGGAAAAGGTTTGGGAAAGGGAGGAGCAAAGAGACACAGAAAAATCTTAAGAGATAACATTCAAGGTATCACAAAACCAGCCATAAGACGTTTAGCAAGAAGAGGTGGTGTTAAACGTATCTCTGgtttaatatatgaagAAATTAGAGGAGTATTGAAAGTTTTCTTAGAAAATGTTATTAAAGATTCTATTATGTATACCGAACACgcaaaaagaaaaactgTCACTGCTATGGACATTGTTTATTCCTTAAAAAGACAAGGAAGAACTTTATATGGTTTCGGTGGTTAA
- a CDS encoding histone H2B, putative → MVSKKPAKEKKATNGAADGKKKRKKSRYDSYGLYIFKVLKQVHPDTGISRKSMNIMNSFLVDTFEKIATEASRLCKYTKRDTLSSREIQTAIRLVLPGELAKHAVSEGTKAVTKFTSK, encoded by the coding sequence atGGTATCCAAAAAGCCAgctaaagaaaaaaaagcaacCAATGGTGCTGCtgatggaaaaaaaaaaagaaaaaagtcAAGATATGACAGCTATGGactttacatatttaaagtTTTGAAACAAGTCCACCCAGACACTGGTATTTCAAGAAAATCCATGAACATCATGAACTCCTTCCTTGTTGATACCTTCGAAAAAATCGCAACTGAAGCATCAAGATTATGTAAATACACCAAAAGAGATACCTTATCATCCCGTGAAATCCAAACTGCTATAAGATTAGTATTACCAGGAGAATTAGCAAAACACGCCGTATCTGAAGGAACAAAAGCTGTTACAAAATTTACCtccaaataa